In Festucalex cinctus isolate MCC-2025b chromosome 5, RoL_Fcin_1.0, whole genome shotgun sequence, a single genomic region encodes these proteins:
- the LOC144019412 gene encoding uncharacterized protein LOC144019412 — MESPNHRVDVKVAFYGWKYRHYFKMLECRGKNIRVKCTLCPGEKCLSTSVVSNSNLLKHLNSAHAKLQLKAQGRSTRGNAVDRGDCKEGKVVPGGPRFEIINGSSVNVASHPVLLLPLKMEPGSSSSGDTDVSDVNLSEKAKRRGRGGNGSSRASYVHRAEEADDLRTLYCSYLKKEIANRDQEIAYRALKMRKLEKELLLLDKQLM; from the exons ATGGAGTCACCAAACCACCGTGTCGATGTAAAAGTGGCTTTTTATGGATGGAAATACAGACACTACTTCAAAATGCTCGAGTGTAGAGGCAAGAACATACGTGTGAAGTGTACGTTATGCCCCGGAGAGAAATGTCTGTCTACATCCGTTGTGAGTAACTCGAATCTCTTGAAGCATCTAAACAGCGCGCACGCCAAGCTACAACTAAAGGCACAAGGCAGAAGCACAAGAGGAAACGCCGTTGATCGTGGCGACTGCAAGGAAG GAAAGGTCGTACCAGGAGGACCCCGTTTTGAGATCATTAATGGTTCTTCTGTTAATG TGGCCTCCCACCCTGTCTTGTTGCTGCCGCTAAAGATGGAACCAGGGAGCTCGAGTAGTGGTGACACCGACGTTAGTGATGTTAATTTATCAGAG AAGGCGAAAAGGAGGGGCCGCGGGGGGAACGGCTCATCGCGTGCTTCGTACGTCCACAGAGCTGAAGAG GCTGACGATTTAAGAACACTTTACTGCTCCTACCTCAAAAAGGAGATTGCGAACCGTGACCAAGAGATTGCCTACAGAGCTCTGAAAATGAGGAAGTTGGAAAAGGAACTTTTACTACTAGATAAGCAGCTGATGTGA